The following are encoded together in the Clostridium sp. BJN0013 genome:
- a CDS encoding helix-turn-helix domain-containing protein, whose product MTYSIATLTQSFEFNLNDCLRLIYPYLESDTFGIRLRKIRKNKNIKAKELGKILNISTGTIISYENCNINPSPNIIIKLYELFGNIIICDDYMEFIVRDCSKILELWRNKNSLDKRHASRILGISENAYLNCINKKNFISKKTFDKMKEKIKDVL is encoded by the coding sequence ATGACTTATAGTATTGCGACACTAACCCAATCATTTGAATTCAACTTAAATGATTGCCTAAGACTTATATATCCTTATTTAGAATCAGATACATTTGGAATTAGACTAAGAAAAATACGAAAAAATAAGAATATAAAAGCCAAAGAACTAGGCAAAATTTTGAATATCTCTACAGGTACAATTATATCTTACGAAAATTGCAATATTAACCCATCTCCTAATATAATAATAAAGTTATATGAACTATTTGGCAATATTATAATTTGTGATGACTACATGGAATTTATAGTGCGTGATTGTAGTAAAATATTAGAACTATGGAGAAATAAAAATAGCTTAGATAAAAGACACGCCTCTAGGATTTTAGGTATTTCGGAAAATGCATATTTAAATTGTATAAATAAAAAAAATTTTATCTCCAAGAAGACTTTTGACAAAATGAAAGAAAAAATTAAAGATGTCTTATAG
- a CDS encoding FAD-dependent oxidoreductase, producing the protein MKAVVIGSGWSGCAAALTAKKAGADVVMYEKTDMVLGLGNVGGIMRNNGRYTAAEEIIALGAGDLINITDSVTRHKNINFPGHNHP; encoded by the coding sequence ATGAAAGCAGTAGTAATTGGTTCCGGCTGGTCTGGATGTGCAGCAGCTCTAACTGCTAAAAAAGCAGGAGCAGATGTAGTCATGTACGAAAAAACAGATATGGTACTTGGCCTTGGAAATGTAGGCGGCATAATGAGAAATAATGGCAGATATACAGCTGCTGAAGAAATCATTGCTCTTGGAGCAGGAGATTTAATAAATATCACAGATAGTGTTACAAGGCATAAAAATATAAATTTTCCAGGTCACAATCATCCATGA
- a CDS encoding sulfide/dihydroorotate dehydrogenase-like FAD/NAD-binding protein: MYCIDAGSIYCPCHLAETLDCVSCSQLSGEKFCQCKNWHGICIYEQCMSNGNKVKKLRGTYISYILKKEILQDDVCIFTLKAPENLVKELTYPGSFVFMRGEESINYYDVPISIMEANTDEVFLKVAIKLIGIKTKKLFQLNKNQKILLRGPFSNGIMGLSNIYNAKDGTSLIIARGIGISPSISVMKNLHCNNNKIISILDTQFENNFAREYFEEYSSKTIHCSILEDGNLTKEFKSILKEIIDAENINIIHCGGSDTLTYKIIQSVKSINFSCCNNTKMNCGEGICSSCTNNGVKRLCKIQMDPRDLFKNKEFI, encoded by the coding sequence ATGTATTGTATTGACGCTGGGAGTATTTATTGTCCATGTCATCTTGCAGAAACTCTTGACTGCGTGTCCTGTTCCCAACTTTCTGGTGAAAAATTCTGTCAATGTAAAAATTGGCATGGTATATGTATATATGAACAATGTATGTCAAATGGAAATAAAGTAAAAAAATTAAGAGGAACTTATATCTCATATATATTAAAAAAAGAAATACTTCAGGATGATGTATGTATATTTACACTAAAAGCTCCCGAAAATCTTGTAAAAGAGCTAACTTATCCTGGAAGTTTTGTATTTATGAGAGGTGAAGAAAGTATAAATTATTACGATGTTCCCATATCAATAATGGAAGCTAACACAGATGAAGTTTTTTTAAAAGTTGCCATAAAATTAATTGGCATAAAAACTAAAAAACTATTTCAATTAAATAAAAATCAGAAAATACTACTTAGAGGTCCTTTTTCAAATGGAATAATGGGATTATCAAATATTTATAATGCTAAAGATGGCACATCTTTAATTATAGCAAGAGGAATAGGTATTTCGCCTTCAATTTCCGTTATGAAAAATCTACACTGTAATAATAACAAAATTATATCTATTTTGGATACTCAATTTGAAAATAACTTTGCCAGGGAGTACTTCGAAGAGTATAGTTCTAAAACCATACATTGCAGTATATTAGAAGATGGAAATCTTACAAAAGAATTTAAATCTATCTTAAAGGAAATCATAGATGCTGAAAATATAAATATAATTCACTGTGGTGGTTCTGATACCCTAACTTATAAAATTATTCAATCAGTAAAATCTATAAATTTCTCCTGCTGTAACAACACTAAAATGAACTGTGGTGAAGGAATATGCTCAAGCTGTACCAATAATGGAGTTAAGAGGTTATGCAAAATTCAAATGGATCCAAGAGATTTGTTTAAAAATAAAGAATTTATATAG
- a CDS encoding TetR/AcrR family transcriptional regulator: protein MIVYYLNMRCKDENKKENIFTATIQLINEIGFSEISMSKIAKRAGVSSSTIYVYFKNKNDMINKLYLTVKQKMSCEIFYGIDASTTVKAGFELVFRNYLKFLLNCKDYFLFIEQFANSPLIQSLSREEGLNLFLPMYQLFERGKSENILKKVDTDLLIIYAYTPINQVAKACLNGEFKLNEEKIKKIIQMSWDAIRLH, encoded by the coding sequence ATGATCGTTTATTATTTAAATATGAGATGTAAAGATGAAAATAAAAAAGAAAATATTTTTACTGCAACGATACAACTTATTAATGAAATTGGTTTTTCTGAGATATCTATGTCTAAGATCGCTAAAAGGGCTGGTGTATCGTCTTCAACTATTTATGTATACTTTAAAAATAAAAATGACATGATTAATAAATTGTATCTGACAGTCAAACAAAAGATGAGCTGCGAAATATTTTATGGCATTGATGCATCTACTACGGTAAAAGCAGGATTTGAGTTGGTGTTTAGAAACTATCTCAAGTTTCTTTTGAACTGTAAGGACTATTTTCTCTTCATAGAACAGTTTGCAAACTCACCATTGATTCAAAGTTTAAGCCGTGAAGAGGGTTTAAACTTATTTTTACCAATGTATCAGTTATTTGAAAGGGGAAAAAGTGAAAATATTTTAAAAAAAGTAGATACAGATTTATTGATTATTTATGCTTATACTCCTATCAATCAGGTAGCAAAAGCTTGTTTAAATGGGGAATTTAAATTAAATGAGGAGAAAATCAAGAAAATAATTCAAATGAGTTGGGATGCTATAAGACTACACTAG
- a CDS encoding aldo/keto reductase has product MLYRKFGRTNEMVSILGFGCMRLPILPGRDLSKIDEKKAMELVRYSIDKGVNYIDTAYPYHGTGMSKGGKSEPFVAKALKNGYRKKVKLATKLPSWLIKTRNDMDKYLNEQLERLETDYIDFYLVHSLNHRDWDRLKENGIDEFLDSAIKDGRIKYAGFSFHDKLDLFKEIVDYYDWSFCQIQYNYLDENFQAGTEGLKYAAGKGLGVTIMEPLRGGKLVNNLPEKAKTTFSEATIKRTPSEWGLRWVWNHPEVSVVLSGMNSIDQVIENIKIANEAKENSLTEKELKIIDEVKNIIKGKVKVNCTACGYCMPCPSGVNIPGCFSSYNNHSMFEKDETYGFIPPDQKASNCVECGKCETHCPQNIPIREKLKKVRLLFE; this is encoded by the coding sequence ATGTTATACAGAAAATTTGGTAGGACAAATGAAATGGTTTCAATTTTGGGATTTGGATGTATGAGGCTTCCAATCCTTCCAGGAAGGGATTTATCTAAGATTGATGAAAAAAAAGCTATGGAGCTAGTTCGTTATTCAATCGATAAGGGAGTAAACTATATAGACACTGCATACCCTTATCATGGAACTGGTATGAGTAAAGGCGGGAAAAGTGAACCATTTGTAGCAAAAGCGCTAAAAAATGGTTACAGGAAGAAAGTTAAATTGGCTACTAAACTACCTAGTTGGTTGATAAAAACAAGAAATGATATGGATAAATACTTGAACGAACAATTGGAACGCCTTGAAACAGATTATATAGATTTTTATTTAGTACATTCACTTAATCACAGAGATTGGGATAGGTTAAAAGAAAATGGTATTGATGAATTTTTAGATTCCGCTATAAAAGACGGCAGAATAAAATATGCTGGATTTTCATTCCATGACAAACTGGATCTCTTTAAAGAAATAGTTGATTACTATGATTGGTCATTTTGTCAGATACAATACAACTACCTGGATGAGAATTTTCAGGCTGGAACAGAAGGATTAAAATATGCGGCTGGAAAGGGATTAGGAGTTACAATTATGGAGCCTCTTAGAGGAGGCAAACTTGTTAATAATCTTCCCGAGAAAGCTAAAACCACTTTCAGTGAAGCAACTATAAAAAGAACCCCATCAGAGTGGGGATTAAGATGGGTATGGAATCATCCAGAAGTATCAGTTGTTCTCAGCGGTATGAATTCCATAGATCAGGTCATAGAAAATATAAAAATAGCTAATGAGGCAAAAGAAAATTCGTTGACAGAAAAAGAATTAAAAATAATTGATGAAGTTAAAAATATTATTAAGGGAAAAGTGAAAGTTAATTGTACGGCCTGTGGATACTGTATGCCATGTCCTTCAGGTGTAAATATTCCTGGATGTTTCAGTTCTTATAATAATCATAGTATGTTTGAAAAAGATGAAACTTATGGATTTATTCCACCTGATCAAAAGGCATCAAATTGTGTGGAATGTGGTAAATGTGAAACTCATTGTCCACAAAATATTCCAATTCGTGAAAAATTAAAAAAAGTTAGATTATTATTTGAATAA
- the larC gene encoding nickel pincer cofactor biosynthesis protein LarC: protein MKVLYYDCFCGISGDMNLGALIDLGVDKEYLIKELSKLNLDSEYEIVIKKNIKKGITGTKVDVILKEQHSHKHENYHYHDEHSHHRNLKDIKNIISTSDLSKQVKKLSLDIFMRIAQAEAEVHGTSIYEVHFHEVGAVDSIIDIVGAAVALDYLDVDKIMASPVQVGGGFVRCAHGLIPVPAPATVNILKNIPIKSGIVSFETTTPTGAAILAENVTEFSDKIEFLVEKIGYGIGNRDLEIPNVLRVYLGKEKKHEEIEKQYVLETNIDDMNPEFYSYVEERLFDRGALDVFKTPIIMKKGRPAIKLSILVDEKNEKGVMEVIFKETTSIGIRKFEAEKIMLHRDFLKVKTQYGYINVKNSYYQGELIKYKAEYEDCKAIAEQNNIPIRKVYREVQKVIEENDIYS from the coding sequence ATGAAAGTATTATATTATGATTGTTTCTGCGGAATAAGCGGAGATATGAATTTAGGAGCATTAATTGATTTAGGTGTAGACAAAGAATATTTAATAAAAGAACTTTCAAAACTCAATTTGGATTCTGAATATGAAATAGTAATTAAAAAAAATATTAAAAAGGGTATAACAGGAACTAAGGTTGATGTAATTCTAAAAGAACAACACAGCCATAAGCATGAGAATTATCATTACCATGATGAACATAGTCACCATAGAAATTTGAAAGACATTAAAAATATAATAAGTACAAGTGATTTAAGTAAACAAGTTAAAAAGTTAAGTCTAGATATATTCATGAGAATAGCACAGGCAGAGGCTGAAGTACATGGAACATCTATATATGAAGTTCATTTTCATGAAGTTGGTGCTGTAGATTCTATTATAGATATCGTAGGAGCGGCAGTAGCATTAGATTATTTGGATGTTGATAAGATTATGGCTTCACCTGTCCAAGTGGGAGGCGGATTTGTAAGGTGTGCCCATGGTCTTATACCTGTTCCTGCACCAGCAACTGTTAATATATTAAAAAATATACCAATTAAGTCTGGCATAGTATCCTTTGAGACTACTACCCCTACAGGAGCGGCAATTTTAGCAGAGAATGTTACAGAGTTTTCCGATAAAATAGAATTCTTAGTAGAAAAAATAGGATATGGAATAGGAAATAGAGATTTAGAAATTCCTAATGTGCTAAGAGTCTATTTAGGTAAAGAAAAAAAACATGAGGAAATAGAAAAACAATATGTATTGGAAACCAATATAGATGATATGAATCCAGAATTCTACAGTTATGTTGAAGAAAGGCTTTTTGACAGAGGAGCCTTAGATGTGTTTAAAACCCCTATTATTATGAAAAAAGGAAGGCCTGCCATAAAGCTAAGCATACTGGTGGATGAAAAAAATGAAAAAGGTGTAATGGAGGTAATTTTTAAAGAAACTACTTCCATTGGCATTAGAAAATTTGAAGCTGAAAAAATAATGCTTCATAGAGACTTTTTAAAAGTCAAAACTCAATATGGATATATAAATGTAAAAAACTCATATTATCAAGGTGAGTTAATTAAGTATAAAGCAGAATATGAAGATTGTAAAGCCATAGCGGAACAAAACAATATACCTATCAGAAAAGTTTATAGGGAAGTTCAGAAAGTAATAGAAGAGAATGATATATATTCATAA
- the larB gene encoding nickel pincer cofactor biosynthesis protein LarB, with the protein MNKDDIRKLLESVKTNEIEIEEAVKKFEDLPFKDLDFAKIDNHREIRMGYPEVIYCAGKTVEQVKNIIQFMITKDNNILATRANEEIYNSVKEICPDAKYNHLGRTITIRKKEESLTNSYIAIVSAGTSDLPVVEEAAETAMIFGNRIEKITDVGVAGIHRVFAKLDIIRGAKVIIVIAGMEGALASVVGGLVDKPIIAVPTSVGYGANFGGLSALLSMLNSCASGVSVVNIDNGFGAAYNASIINKL; encoded by the coding sequence ATGAATAAGGATGATATAAGAAAATTACTTGAATCTGTAAAAACTAATGAAATTGAAATAGAAGAAGCTGTAAAAAAATTTGAAGATTTGCCTTTTAAGGATTTGGATTTTGCTAAAATTGACAATCATAGAGAAATAAGAATGGGATACCCTGAAGTAATATATTGTGCAGGAAAAACAGTAGAACAAGTAAAAAATATCATTCAATTTATGATTACAAAAGACAATAATATATTAGCCACTCGAGCTAATGAGGAGATTTATAATTCAGTAAAGGAAATATGTCCAGATGCCAAATATAATCATCTTGGTAGAACAATTACTATTAGAAAAAAAGAAGAAAGTCTGACAAATAGCTATATTGCCATAGTTTCAGCAGGAACATCTGATTTGCCAGTAGTAGAAGAAGCAGCAGAAACAGCAATGATATTTGGAAATAGAATAGAAAAGATTACAGATGTAGGAGTTGCTGGTATCCACAGAGTATTTGCAAAATTAGATATTATAAGAGGAGCAAAGGTTATTATAGTTATTGCCGGAATGGAAGGGGCACTTGCAAGTGTTGTGGGAGGCCTCGTAGATAAACCAATTATAGCAGTTCCTACAAGTGTTGGTTATGGAGCAAACTTTGGAGGTCTTTCAGCACTTTTATCTATGCTAAATAGTTGCGCAAGCGGCGTTAGTGTAGTAAATATAGATAATGGATTCGGTGCAGCATATAATGCCAGCATTATTAATAAGCTATAA
- the larE gene encoding ATP-dependent sacrificial sulfur transferase LarE, whose translation MVLNEKLQLLKDIIKEKGSAAVAFSGGVDSTFLVKIAHEVLGAKLVAVTATSSTYPERELKEAINYAKDIGVKHVIISSEELEIEGFANNSINRCYYCKKELFTIIKEVALANGVEYIFDGSNLDDMNDFRPGMQAATELEVISPLKQAGLTKDDIRQLSKKFGLPTWDKPSFACLSSRFPYGNKITLSKLKMVEEAEQFLIDMGIRQVRVRYHEQIARIEVSPEEREKFFSIEFMDKVGNKFKDIGFTYVTLDILGYRTGSMNEVLTKEDKSME comes from the coding sequence ATGGTACTTAATGAAAAATTACAATTACTTAAAGATATAATTAAAGAAAAAGGTAGTGCAGCTGTAGCATTTTCAGGTGGAGTAGACAGCACATTTCTTGTAAAAATAGCACATGAGGTATTAGGAGCTAAATTGGTAGCAGTGACAGCAACCTCATCCACTTATCCTGAAAGAGAATTGAAAGAGGCAATTAATTATGCCAAAGATATAGGAGTGAAGCATGTTATAATTTCTTCTGAAGAACTTGAAATTGAGGGCTTTGCAAACAACTCCATAAATAGATGTTATTATTGTAAAAAAGAACTTTTTACAATAATAAAAGAAGTTGCTTTGGCTAATGGAGTAGAATATATTTTCGATGGTTCTAATTTGGATGATATGAACGATTTTAGACCAGGAATGCAAGCAGCAACAGAACTAGAAGTGATAAGTCCACTTAAACAAGCAGGTTTAACTAAAGATGATATTAGACAATTGTCAAAAAAATTTGGACTTCCAACTTGGGATAAGCCATCTTTTGCATGTCTATCCTCTAGATTTCCTTATGGAAATAAGATAACCTTATCTAAACTAAAGATGGTAGAAGAAGCTGAACAATTTCTCATTGATATGGGAATAAGACAAGTTAGAGTAAGATATCATGAACAAATAGCTAGAATTGAGGTTTCACCTGAAGAAAGAGAAAAATTTTTTAGTATTGAATTTATGGATAAAGTAGGTAATAAATTCAAGGATATAGGATTTACATATGTTACTTTAGATATATTAGGTTATAGAACTGGAAGCATGAATGAGGTTTTAACAAAAGAAGATAAATCAATGGAGTGA
- a CDS encoding VanZ family protein, giving the protein MFITAIKMLVYDYLCLIFFCIIFQIIMVKKEHKNGHKYNLKHFVWIYIFYIYLMLVFICTGTGNICEFTRYIRVHETITVLTRFNLVPFNSTSGGIITHVANIIMFMPLGFLLPFIWRQFKSSWKVVCTGLLFSLAIELSQLLNMRATDMGDLIMNTIGAFCGWLLFYLFEKLFKNKNEKPIDSLNITKLSFLARHEACFYLILSFTGVFLLYNPLLF; this is encoded by the coding sequence ATGTTTATTACAGCTATCAAGATGTTAGTTTATGATTATCTATGCCTAATATTTTTTTGTATTATATTTCAAATAATTATGGTTAAAAAAGAACATAAAAATGGACATAAGTATAATTTGAAGCATTTTGTATGGATTTATATTTTTTACATATACTTAATGCTTGTATTTATTTGCACAGGTACTGGAAATATTTGTGAGTTTACAAGATATATTAGAGTACATGAAACAATTACCGTATTAACTAGATTTAATTTAGTACCCTTTAATTCTACTTCTGGAGGAATTATAACACATGTAGCAAACATCATAATGTTCATGCCTCTTGGTTTTCTTTTACCGTTTATCTGGAGACAATTTAAATCATCCTGGAAAGTGGTATGTACAGGATTATTATTTTCATTGGCAATTGAATTAAGTCAACTTCTCAATATGAGAGCTACTGATATGGGTGATCTAATAATGAATACCATTGGAGCATTTTGTGGCTGGTTACTTTTCTATTTGTTTGAAAAACTATTTAAAAATAAAAATGAAAAACCAATTGATAGCTTAAATATAACAAAACTGTCTTTTTTGGCTCGCCACGAAGCTTGCTTTTATCTTATTCTTTCATTTACAGGTGTATTTTTACTTTATAATCCACTTTTATTCTAA
- a CDS encoding DUF6483 family protein — protein sequence MYEEDYIKRLITSIGQMLVAIAAGRDAVKNNIKLDNNNVVISEDGLLEIMIRKDIHDGKINEAENKIIEAIKSCKSKRSCEIALFFYEEINKWDENKLSKCNFSRQRIIEGLKTVRKLYGQI from the coding sequence GTGTATGAGGAAGATTATATAAAAAGATTGATAACGTCAATTGGACAAATGTTAGTTGCTATTGCTGCAGGACGAGATGCTGTAAAAAACAATATTAAATTAGACAATAATAATGTAGTTATTTCAGAAGATGGATTATTAGAAATCATGATTAGGAAAGATATACATGATGGTAAAATTAATGAAGCTGAGAATAAGATAATTGAAGCAATAAAATCATGTAAATCAAAACGAAGCTGTGAAATAGCGTTATTCTTTTATGAGGAAATCAATAAATGGGATGAAAATAAACTTAGTAAGTGTAATTTTTCAAGGCAAAGAATAATAGAAGGATTAAAAACTGTGAGAAAATTATATGGACAAATATAA
- a CDS encoding O-acetylhomoserine aminocarboxypropyltransferase/cysteine synthase family protein — translation MKFNTKLIHGNLKTDATGATNVPLYLSNAYAHTSAEKLENIFEGREMGYSYTRISNPTVTSFERRIATIENGLIATSAASGMSAIYISIMNIVEPGDEIIASSGLYGGTYTLIRNLKLLGIKVRFLENINQSTLEESINKNTKLVFAETIGNPKLDVLDIEPVSKICKENNIILMLDSTITTPYLIKPLEYGVDIVIHSTSKYINGTSNSIGGIIVDGGSDKYINSKYENFRPYTKKYGKMAFTAKLKDTIERDIGPALSPFNAFFNLTGIETLSLRMKEHCKNALIVAKYLMKNDNITDVNYPGLETSKYYNLAKKYYPNGSGGILTFRLGSKEKAFKFVDNLNLILNLTNIGDTKSIIIHPSSTICANNTDEEKQQMGVYEDLLRLSVGIEDIEDIIEDIENALKYI, via the coding sequence ATGAAATTTAATACTAAACTTATACATGGAAATTTAAAAACAGATGCAACAGGTGCTACCAATGTTCCTTTATATCTATCAAACGCCTATGCCCATACTAGCGCGGAAAAGCTAGAGAATATATTTGAAGGCAGGGAAATGGGATATTCCTATACAAGAATATCAAATCCCACAGTTACTTCTTTTGAAAGAAGAATTGCCACTATAGAAAATGGTTTAATAGCCACCTCTGCTGCCTCTGGTATGAGTGCTATCTATATTTCAATAATGAACATAGTAGAACCTGGAGATGAAATAATTGCTTCCAGTGGTTTATACGGCGGTACCTATACATTAATACGAAACTTAAAATTATTAGGGATAAAAGTAAGATTTTTAGAAAATATAAATCAATCAACTTTGGAAGAATCCATAAATAAAAATACTAAGTTAGTTTTTGCTGAAACTATAGGAAATCCTAAATTAGATGTTTTGGATATAGAACCTGTATCTAAAATTTGCAAAGAAAATAATATAATTTTAATGCTAGATTCTACAATAACTACTCCCTACCTTATAAAACCTCTAGAATATGGAGTAGATATTGTAATTCACTCTACATCAAAATATATAAATGGTACTTCTAATTCTATAGGAGGTATTATAGTAGATGGCGGCAGTGACAAATATATAAATTCAAAATATGAAAATTTTAGACCCTATACTAAAAAATATGGGAAAATGGCTTTTACGGCTAAGCTAAAAGATACCATAGAAAGGGATATAGGTCCTGCCCTCTCCCCTTTTAATGCTTTTTTTAATCTTACAGGAATAGAAACTCTTTCTCTCAGAATGAAGGAACACTGCAAAAATGCTTTAATTGTAGCTAAATATTTAATGAAAAATGATAACATAACTGATGTAAATTATCCGGGCCTTGAAACTTCAAAATACTATAATTTAGCAAAAAAATATTATCCAAATGGGAGTGGAGGTATTTTGACTTTCAGGCTTGGAAGCAAGGAAAAAGCCTTTAAATTTGTAGATAATTTAAATCTTATTTTGAACCTCACAAATATAGGTGATACTAAATCCATAATAATTCACCCTTCTTCCACCATATGTGCTAATAATACCGATGAAGAGAAACAACAGATGGGAGTTTATGAGGATTTGCTCCGTTTATCTGTGGGAATAGAAGATATTGAAGATATAATTGAAGACATTGAAAATGCTTTAAAATATATTTAA